ACTGAACAAACATGACTTGTGTGGAAGGAGGATTAGGGGAGCTAGTAAAATCCTGTTAGTGGATCTGAATTCCCTCTTGTTTAACCCTTCAAACTGTACCCTGGGGGACCCTAGCAAACACTTGGGCCAGACATGCTTGTTGAGAAGGCACACAGGACCTTGGAATTCCCATGGAGGATTTGAAAAGCTGGCTGGACCCCCACACGTGGCCAAAGAAAGTGAGGCCTAAGCGTGGCCAAAGAAAGCGGCTGATGGGGGAAAAATTCATGTCTGTCATAGGTAGCAGGAGGCCCCTAGAGACACGTGAGGTCCTTGAGGGTCCAGCGCCCTAGTCTCTGTCCCCTTGCCCACTCTACGATTCCTCCCACCACAGTTCCTGATGACCACCAACTCCCTGAGCACGTGCTGCGAGTCGGGCGGCCGCACACTGGCTGATTCCGGGCCTGCAGCCTCGGCACAGGCGCCCGTCTACTGCCCTGTCTACGAGAGCCGGCTGCTGGCCACTGCACGCCACGAACTCAATTCTGCCGCCGCGCTCGGCGTCTACGGGAGCCCCTATGGCAGCTCGCAGGGCTATGGCAACTACGTGACCTATGGCTCTGAGGCATCTGCTTTCTACTCTCTGGTAAGGGGACAAATACCCTCCCACCATCCcaagccccgccccgccccgccccgccccgtaCCTTGAGTTTGCTAAGTGTACTTCCGCCCCTGGCACGAGTGCCCTGGATACCCTACAGGTTGGGGTAGGAGGGAAAAATGAACGTCAGCTTTGCCTCCTGGTCCGAATTCTGCCCAGGTTCAGATTCCGCTTGATAGATCCGTGAGACCAGGTGTCTAAAATGTTGCTTGTATTTTTAGTTTGCGTTGAACTCTGATCAGATTCCCGGCTTCCCAGAGGGGTGACTCTCAGCTTCAAATTCCTTCAGATTTGCCTTCTGACCATAGTACAAATtcattcccctctccctctccctctccctctccctctccctctccctctccctctccctctccctttcctcctcccccctccccttccctcttcctccccttctcccccccccctctctctctctctcatgcacccTAGCTTTCCCCAGCTCcgacccttccctccccctcttcaaAGCCTCTTCTCTACCGGGTTCATCATCCCTAGGCCTGGTGGCCTCTCTGGAATCTTTACcagtccctcctctttctttccttccaagcTTCTTCAAGAacgccctcctcctctctttcccttcctccacctATCTCACTTTCTTTACCTTATCTTCACCCCCTGATCTACAGGCACCCCATTTCCCTGTAGGCACCCCATTGCCCACCCTCTTCAGGTCCCCACTTTTGGGAAACTGAGCGTTGTGTGAGTCCAGGACATGTGTTGCAGTTTGTGGGCAAAATTTGAGAAGACTCCCCTAGGAGTCTAAGCTACCCTAAGATAGCTCATTGGGTAGTGTTTCTAGCTGGGTCTACAAAAGCTGTGGTGGCTTTTACAGAACAGCTTCGAGTCCAAGGATGGCACAGGATCTTCACACGCCGGCCTACCACCCACTGCAGCTGCAGCCTACTACCCGTATGAGCCAGCTCTGAGCCAGTACCCATATGACAGGTGAGGAATTCGACCTCCCTCGCTGACTACCACTACAGTCCAGCTGCCAACCACTCCATCACCACCTCCAGATcgccttctgggggggggggggactgggaggTGTGGAAGGACCAGAAGAGGGGACAATTCCCTCAAGCAGGTGTTCTATCctacccttacacacacacctatgtTGTTGTGAATGTAGAAATTCTCTCGTTGCTGTGATTTTCAAGCAAATTGATTCTAGAAAGTTCAGTCCACTAGGCTGCCTCCTTGAAGGGCCCAGGACAGCTTCCTGCACCCCAAGACCCTCAGCTCAGTTGGGTGTCCAAGCCAGGTCCACCAGCCTTACGGTGGGAATTAAGGAGGAAGTCCCTTGGCCTTCATCACCCATGCTGGGGACAGCTCAGCTCACCACCCCATCTTCCTATGGAACCATTACCAGTTCAACTAAAAACTCCTGGACCTTGCTCCCCAGTTGCTCTAGGCACAGGTTCACGGGTTGCTGGTTCATAGATCCCTGATACCTTTTTCTGTTTTACGGCTCAAAGTGGTAAGAGGGAAAACCATAAAGGATCAGAGAAATGTCCCTACAGAGTGACAGACAGGCCATGACATACTCGCTGTCATTTTAATGGCATCATCTTGGCCCACAAAAGGCAAGGCAATGCCCATAACCACAACCCACCCCAGGGAGGCACAGCCTGTTCCTATGCCCGCTTCCCccaacgcccccccccccgcctcgcCTGCCCGCTCGCGTGATCTCCCCGGCCCCGACTGGCACCCCATTGCAGAGCCTGTCTCCAGGTACGGGACCGTGGACAGCGGCACGCGGCGCAAGAATGCCACCCGGGAGACCACCAGCACACTGAAGGCCTGGCTGCAGGAGCACCGGAAGAACCCGTACCCCACCAAAGGAGAGAAGATCATGCTGGCCATCATCACCAAGATGACCCTCACACAGGTTTCCACCTGGTTTGCCAACGCACGTCGGCGCCTCAAGAAGGAGAACAAGATGACCTGGCCACCTAGAAATAAATGTGCAGATGAGAAGCGCCcctatggggagggggaggaggaggaggctggagaggaggaGTCACGGGAGGAGCCTCTCAAGAGTGCCAAGAGCGAAGGTGGGTTGGATATCCTGAAAAGTATGGGGTGTCTCTGGAAGCCGTTGGGTGGCAAATGGAAAGCCTTAGGGCCTGGGTAGCAGACTGGTGGACTGGTTTACAGTCAGATCTTGTGCCTGGGGAGAGGAGATTGAGGTGGTACCATGTAGACAGGCTTAAAGACATCCAAGTTAAAAAGCATTGCAAACGCCATTAATTTGAATGCAGATCTGCCAGGCTGGTGTTCCTAGTTCAAGACTTGAGGCCCTCTGGAGATGGgaggagaaaaacagaaaggtCTGGGCTATTGACTAGTTGGGAATGAGTTTCCATTAACTCTGGTCTTAGAATAAAAGAAAGCTGCTTATGCCATCCTGTCTCCTTCCACTGGCCGCATGCTCTCTGGCCTGACAGGTCATGCTGGCAAAGACGACAAGGAGCTAGAACTCAGTGACTTGGAAGACTTCGACCCTCTAGATGCAGAGACCTCAGAATGTGAGCTGAAGACGCCCTTCCAGTCCCTGGATAGTGGACCAGAGAGGATTCCTGCTTCATCTGATGGTCCCGGCACAGGCAAGGAGGCCTCCACCACACTCCGGATGCCCCTGGGCACCGCTGGTGGAGCTGTTATGGATGGGGATCTGGAGAGGGCAAGGAACTGCCTCCGGAGCACAGTGGTCGTTCCTGACTCTGGCGCCGAGGGCGGCCCACCTGCTTGCGAAGCCAAACTGACCTTTGCTCAGGCGGGAGCGCCGCCGAACCTGGAGACCAAGCCCCGCATCTGGTCCTTGGCACACACAGCCACCGCTGCTGCAGCCACAGCTCTGAGCCAGACTGAGTTTCCCTCCTGCATGCTGAAACGCCAAGGTCCAACGGGTGTATCTGCGACGACGCCAGCGTCCTCACCTGCAGTCACGGCCCCTTCTGGGGCTCTGGATAGGCACCAGGACTCCCCAGTAACTAGCCTCAGAAACTGGGTGGATGGGGTATTTCACGATCCCATCCTTAGACACAGCACTTTGAACCAGGCCTGGGCCACCGCTAAGGGCGCACTTCTGGATCCCGGCCCTCTAGGACGCAATCTGGGGGCGGGTACTAACGTACTGACGACGCCCCTTGCTTGCTCCTTCCCGCCCACGGTGCCCCAAGACGTCCCACCTGCAGGGGCCTCCCGGGAGCTGCTGGCTACGCCCAAGGCCGGTGGCAAACCCTTCTGCACTTAACACCCACCTGCACAGTGGAGAAGGGAACTGGCGCTCAGGCTGCAGGCGCTGACTCTGAACTGCTTTAAATGGGTTTCCAAAAGAAGGGGGAATTTCCAAGCCAAGATTGCCAACCCACTTGAGACAGAGGATTTGAACTCAACCTCCAGGGCTATGGAGGAACTCCTCGCGTTCTATCACCAGGTTTTACCTGATGTTGCGTCCACCTGAGCCATCCCTTAACTCCAGGAAGATGAGAAGACCGGAGAGCACAGCCGATGGGAGGCCCCCTGAAGCATAAAGTTTACGTCCAAAGTTTACATGGAGAAGGCATTTGGGtactgaggcttgttttgtgtcgcTGTCTCCTTCTGGGTTTGAGGCATGCCGGTGTTCGTGCGAAGAGTCTTCAGCCCGTTTTTCTTCGGACTTCATCCTCAGCACGTAGAGCTCACCGCCAACACTTCCACCGAGTTTACACTGTTGCACACTCTTGACTCGACAAAATTATGTTTTCTAAAATGTATATTCACACCAGTAATTGCCTGTTTCAGAGGGAGGCTAATATAAC
Above is a window of Mus musculus strain C57BL/6J chromosome 13, GRCm38.p6 C57BL/6J DNA encoding:
- the Irx4 gene encoding iroquois-class homeodomain protein IRX-4 isoform X1 is translated as MSYPQFGYPYSSAPQFLMTTNSLSTCCESGGRTLADSGPAASAQAPVYCPVYESRLLATARHELNSAAALGVYGSPYGSSQGYGNYVTYGSEASAFYSLNSFESKDGTGSSHAGLPPTAAAAYYPYEPALSQYPYDRYGTVDSGTRRKNATRETTSTLKAWLQEHRKNPYPTKGEKIMLAIITKMTLTQVSTWFANARRRLKKENKMTWPPRNKCADEKRPYGEGEEEEAGEEESREEPLKSAKSEGHAGKDDKELELSDLEDFDPLDAETSECELKTPFQSLDSGPERIPASSDGPGTGKEASTTLRMPLGTAGGAVMDGDLERARNCLRSTVVVPDSGAEGGPPACEAKLTFAQAGAPPNLETKPRIWSLAHTATAAAATALSQTEFPSCMLKRQGPTGVSATTPASSPAVTAPSGALDRHQDSPVTSLRNWVDGVFHDPILRHSTLNQAWATAKGALLDPGPLGRNLGAGTNVLTTPLACSFPPTVPQDVPPAGASRELLATPKAGGKPFCT